In uncultured Cohaesibacter sp., a genomic segment contains:
- a CDS encoding ABC transporter substrate-binding protein, whose product MKFTPFALLAATLLSSAAYAEDVTLTIESWRNDDLKLWQEKIIPAFEASNPGIKLKFVPMAPTEYNSAINSKLGAGSAGDIISCRPFDASLALYKAGYLADLTSMEAMGNFSDVAKAAWQTDDAAHTFCVPMASVIHGFIYNKDAFDELGLAVPETEDEFFSVLDKIKTDGTYIPMAMGTNDQWEAATMGYQNIGPTYWKGEEGRLALIKGEQKLTDPQWTEPYAVLHKWAPYLGDGYEAQTYPDSQNLFTLGRAAIYPAGSWEISGFNEQADFKMGAFKPPVRTKGDTCYISDHVDIGIGMNTKTPNPEAAKTFLAWVASPAFAEIFGNALPGFFPLSKTPVDIKDPLAQEFVSWRGDCETTIRSTYQILSRGTPNLENETWGASVAAIKGTSTPEELGKKLQEGLDSWYKPGM is encoded by the coding sequence ATGAAGTTCACTCCATTTGCTCTTTTGGCTGCAACATTGCTCAGCAGCGCCGCTTATGCGGAAGACGTTACCCTGACGATCGAAAGCTGGCGTAACGACGACCTGAAACTCTGGCAGGAAAAGATCATTCCGGCCTTTGAAGCCAGCAATCCTGGCATCAAGCTGAAATTTGTCCCGATGGCTCCGACCGAATACAACTCGGCCATCAATTCCAAGCTGGGTGCCGGTTCTGCCGGTGACATCATCAGCTGCCGTCCGTTCGATGCCTCTCTTGCCCTTTACAAGGCAGGCTATCTGGCCGATCTGACCAGCATGGAAGCCATGGGCAACTTCTCTGACGTTGCCAAGGCCGCCTGGCAGACCGACGATGCCGCACACACCTTCTGCGTGCCGATGGCGTCTGTCATCCATGGCTTCATCTACAACAAGGACGCCTTTGACGAACTGGGCCTTGCTGTTCCTGAAACCGAAGACGAATTCTTCTCCGTTCTCGACAAGATCAAGACAGACGGCACCTATATTCCGATGGCCATGGGCACCAATGACCAGTGGGAAGCTGCCACCATGGGTTACCAGAATATCGGCCCGACCTACTGGAAGGGTGAAGAAGGCCGTCTGGCTCTGATCAAGGGCGAGCAGAAGCTGACTGATCCGCAGTGGACCGAGCCTTATGCGGTTCTGCACAAGTGGGCTCCGTATCTGGGCGATGGCTATGAAGCACAGACCTATCCGGACAGCCAGAACCTGTTCACGCTTGGCCGTGCCGCCATCTATCCGGCTGGCTCGTGGGAAATCTCCGGCTTCAACGAACAGGCCGACTTCAAGATGGGCGCCTTCAAGCCTCCTGTAAGAACCAAGGGCGATACCTGCTACATTTCCGACCATGTTGATATCGGTATCGGCATGAACACCAAGACGCCAAATCCGGAAGCGGCAAAGACCTTCCTTGCATGGGTTGCTTCGCCAGCCTTTGCCGAGATCTTTGGCAACGCCCTGCCGGGCTTCTTTCCGCTCAGCAAGACGCCGGTTGATATCAAGGATCCGCTGGCTCAGGAATTCGTAAGCTGGCGTGGCGATTGCGAAACCACGATCCGGTCCACCTACCAGATTCTGTCTCGCGGCACGCCAAACCTTGAAAACGAAACCTGGGGTGCGTCCGTTGCTGCCATCAAGGGCACGTCCACACCGGAAGAGCTCGGCAAGAAACTGCAGGAAGGCCTCGACAGCTGGTATAAACCCGGCATGTAA
- a CDS encoding sugar ABC transporter permease: MQASRFRWHIVIFLAPAVIVYTAVMIFPLFNTLRLALYTDVDQVRTFIGLDNFNRLFGDPRWSEQFWNALGNNFKFFFIHMLVQNPIGIVLAAMLSHPRLRFAALYRSAIFIPTILSFVIVGFAWKLILSPIWGIAPSMLDAVGLKSLFAPWLGKEAYALVALSLVSVWQFVGIPMMLIYAALLSIPEEILEAGEIDGITGINAFWKIKLPLILPSIGIISILTFVGNFNAFDLIYAAQGALAGPNFSTDILGTFLYRTFFGFQLQLGDPYMGSAVAGTMFAIILVGVCIYLFGIQTRMRRYQL; the protein is encoded by the coding sequence ATGCAAGCTTCCCGCTTCCGATGGCATATTGTCATTTTTCTGGCGCCTGCGGTCATTGTCTATACGGCGGTCATGATTTTTCCGCTGTTCAATACCTTGCGTCTTGCCCTCTATACCGATGTTGATCAGGTCCGCACCTTTATCGGTCTGGACAATTTCAACCGGCTGTTCGGCGACCCGCGCTGGTCGGAACAGTTCTGGAATGCGCTTGGCAACAATTTCAAATTCTTCTTCATCCATATGCTGGTGCAGAACCCGATCGGGATTGTGCTGGCTGCGATGCTCAGCCATCCGCGCCTGCGCTTTGCCGCGCTCTACCGGTCGGCCATCTTCATTCCAACCATTCTCAGCTTCGTGATCGTCGGTTTTGCCTGGAAGCTGATCCTGTCGCCGATCTGGGGCATTGCGCCCTCAATGCTGGATGCGGTTGGGCTCAAGTCGCTGTTCGCGCCATGGCTTGGCAAGGAAGCCTACGCGCTGGTGGCCCTGTCGCTGGTCTCGGTCTGGCAGTTCGTCGGCATTCCGATGATGCTGATCTATGCGGCACTGCTGTCGATCCCGGAAGAAATTCTGGAGGCAGGCGAGATTGATGGCATCACGGGCATCAATGCCTTCTGGAAAATCAAGCTGCCGCTCATCCTGCCGTCCATCGGCATCATTTCGATCCTGACCTTCGTGGGCAACTTCAATGCGTTCGACCTGATCTATGCGGCGCAAGGGGCGTTGGCAGGTCCGAATTTCTCGACGGACATTCTGGGCACTTTCCTCTATCGCACCTTCTTCGGCTTCCAGCTGCAGTTGGGTGATCCCTATATGGGGTCTGCGGTGGCAGGGACGATGTTTGCCATCATCCTTGTCGGTGTCTGCATCTATCTGTTCGGCATCCAGACGCGCATGCGGCGCTATCAGCTCTAG
- a CDS encoding carbohydrate ABC transporter permease has protein sequence MNKARTNPVSAAAMHGALILYTLIALFPVFVILINSFKTRKAIFREPLSLPSSDSFSMIGYETVMKQGDFFLYFQNSMIVTVASLFFILLFGSMAAFALSEYRFKGNLVMGLYLALGIMIPIRIGTVAILEMMVATGLVNTLWSLILVYTAQGLPLAVFILSEFMRQVSDDLKDAGRVDGLSEYTIFARIVVPLVRPAMATVAVFNMIPIWNDLWFPLILAPAEETKTLTLGSQVFIGQFVTDWNAVLSALSMAILPVLILYVIFSRQLIRGITSGAVK, from the coding sequence ATGAACAAGGCACGGACCAATCCAGTCAGCGCTGCCGCCATGCACGGCGCGCTCATTCTCTACACGTTGATCGCGCTGTTTCCGGTGTTTGTCATCCTGATCAACAGCTTCAAGACCCGCAAGGCGATCTTTCGCGAACCGTTGTCGTTGCCCAGCAGCGACAGTTTTTCAATGATCGGCTATGAGACGGTGATGAAGCAGGGGGACTTCTTCCTCTATTTCCAGAACTCGATGATCGTCACCGTAGCGTCGTTGTTCTTCATCCTGCTGTTCGGCTCCATGGCGGCTTTCGCGCTCAGCGAATACCGCTTCAAGGGCAATCTGGTCATGGGGCTCTATCTGGCGCTCGGCATCATGATCCCGATCCGTATAGGCACGGTGGCCATTCTGGAAATGATGGTCGCGACGGGGCTGGTCAATACGCTATGGTCGCTGATCCTTGTCTATACGGCGCAAGGGTTGCCGCTGGCGGTGTTCATTCTCAGTGAATTCATGCGGCAGGTGTCCGATGATCTCAAGGATGCCGGTCGGGTTGACGGGCTTAGTGAATACACGATTTTTGCTCGCATTGTCGTGCCGCTGGTACGGCCCGCCATGGCGACGGTTGCGGTGTTCAACATGATCCCGATCTGGAACGATCTGTGGTTTCCGCTGATCCTTGCACCGGCTGAGGAAACCAAAACACTGACGCTCGGCAGTCAGGTCTTCATCGGTCAGTTTGTCACGGACTGGAACGCGGTGCTGTCCGCATTGTCCATGGCGATCCTGCCGGTTCTCATTCTCTATGTCATCTTCTCGCGGCAATTGATCCGCGGTATCACGTCGGGGGCAGTCAAATGA
- a CDS encoding Gfo/Idh/MocA family oxidoreductase produces the protein MIRTLVAGLGNMGYAHALAHHHHPDSEIVALVNRTGEVPEGPLQGYPVFADFHEGLAASKPDLVAIATYTDTHVDFACAAMEAGAHVFVEKPLSMTVEGAKRVVETARRTGRKLVVGYILRHHPSWIRFVAEARALGGPYVFRLNLNQQSSGHEWETHKALMQTTSPIVDCGVHYVDVMCQITDAKPLRVNGIGLRLSDEIGPEMYNYGQLQVTFADGSVGWYEAGWGPMMSETAFFVKDIVSPNGAVSIVDGNKGASADVDGHTKVGGILVHRPEGDRHIDLTGEPGHNELCAAEQDFILKAIRDDIDLSRHMEDAVQSLAICLAADQSIRTGKTVILEEPA, from the coding sequence ATGATCCGGACACTTGTCGCAGGGCTGGGCAACATGGGCTATGCCCACGCTTTGGCCCACCATCATCATCCAGACTCTGAAATCGTCGCGCTGGTCAATCGCACCGGAGAGGTGCCGGAAGGGCCTCTACAGGGCTATCCGGTCTTTGCCGATTTCCATGAGGGACTGGCTGCCAGCAAGCCTGATCTTGTGGCCATCGCCACCTACACGGACACGCATGTGGATTTTGCCTGCGCTGCGATGGAGGCGGGGGCGCATGTGTTTGTCGAAAAACCGCTGTCGATGACCGTGGAGGGAGCAAAGCGGGTTGTCGAGACGGCCAGACGTACCGGCCGCAAGCTGGTGGTCGGCTATATCCTGCGCCACCATCCCTCGTGGATCCGCTTTGTTGCTGAAGCCCGCGCTCTTGGGGGGCCTTACGTTTTCCGGCTCAACCTCAACCAGCAGTCCAGTGGCCACGAATGGGAGACCCACAAGGCGCTGATGCAGACCACGAGCCCGATTGTCGATTGCGGTGTGCATTATGTGGATGTGATGTGCCAGATCACCGACGCCAAACCGCTGCGAGTCAACGGCATCGGCCTGCGTCTCTCCGATGAAATCGGGCCGGAGATGTACAACTATGGCCAGCTGCAGGTGACCTTTGCCGATGGCTCGGTTGGCTGGTATGAGGCCGGTTGGGGGCCGATGATGTCGGAAACGGCCTTCTTCGTCAAAGATATCGTCTCGCCGAACGGCGCCGTGTCGATTGTCGATGGCAACAAGGGCGCCAGCGCCGATGTCGACGGACACACCAAGGTCGGTGGCATTCTCGTGCACCGGCCGGAGGGAGACCGGCATATCGATCTGACTGGAGAGCCGGGCCATAACGAACTATGTGCTGCCGAGCAGGATTTCATCCTCAAGGCCATCCGTGACGACATCGACCTTTCCCGCCATATGGAGGATGCCGTTCAGTCGCTGGCGATCTGCCTTGCCGCTGATCAAAGCATCCGGACCGGCAAGACTGTCATTCTTGAGGAACCCGCCTAA
- a CDS encoding ABC transporter ATP-binding protein, with protein MSALTLKNVFKTFGTTEVLRDISIEVEKGEFVVFVGPSGCGKSTLLRVVAGLEDASAGEVYIDGNLVNSVPPSKRGIAMVFQSYALYPHLNVANNMSLALKQEGVAKAEIAERVQEASRMLQLDDYLKRYPSELSGGQRQRVAIGRAVVRHPKLFLLDEPLSNLDAALRVSTRLEIANLHKQLDATMIYVTHDQTEAMTLADKIVVLRDGRVEQVGSPMELYNKPANKFVAGFLGSPAMNFLPASLLEAGDTRTIGVRPEDLYLADDGPLAATVQHVEHLGGDTNVIALVGEHQVTVRLFGQHDIRPGQALKLGFDALKRHYFDA; from the coding sequence ATGAGTGCACTGACGCTGAAAAATGTTTTCAAGACCTTCGGGACCACCGAGGTGCTCAGGGATATCAGTATCGAGGTTGAGAAGGGAGAGTTCGTCGTTTTCGTCGGGCCTTCGGGCTGTGGCAAGTCCACCCTGCTGCGCGTCGTTGCCGGGCTCGAGGATGCCTCTGCCGGCGAGGTCTATATCGATGGCAATCTGGTCAACAGTGTGCCGCCGTCCAAGCGCGGTATCGCCATGGTGTTCCAGTCCTATGCGCTCTATCCCCATCTCAACGTCGCCAACAACATGTCGCTGGCGCTGAAGCAGGAAGGGGTTGCCAAGGCGGAGATTGCCGAGCGTGTTCAGGAAGCCAGCCGGATGCTGCAGCTTGATGACTATCTCAAGCGCTATCCGTCCGAGCTCTCCGGCGGGCAGCGGCAACGGGTGGCCATTGGCCGCGCTGTCGTGCGTCACCCCAAGCTGTTCCTGCTTGATGAGCCACTGTCAAATCTCGATGCGGCCTTGCGCGTCAGCACCCGGCTGGAAATCGCCAACCTGCACAAGCAGCTGGATGCCACCATGATCTATGTGACGCATGACCAGACCGAGGCGATGACGCTGGCGGATAAGATCGTCGTCCTGCGTGACGGGCGGGTGGAACAGGTCGGTAGTCCGATGGAGCTTTACAACAAGCCCGCCAACAAATTCGTGGCTGGTTTTCTTGGCTCGCCTGCGATGAACTTCCTGCCTGCCTCTCTGCTCGAAGCAGGGGACACCCGCACCATCGGCGTCCGGCCGGAGGATCTCTATCTGGCCGATGACGGGCCGCTCGCTGCCACTGTTCAGCATGTGGAACATCTTGGTGGTGATACCAATGTGATCGCCCTCGTCGGCGAGCATCAGGTAACCGTCCGGCTGTTCGGGCAGCATGACATCAGGCCCGGTCAGGCCCTCAAGCTCGGGTTTGATGCGCTGAAGCGGCATTATTTCGACGCGTAG
- a CDS encoding DUF2254 domain-containing protein, translating to MPKWQWILLQLTRRLWVRAALIGLLGVCAAALATLAETLVPWEPRFDISAEAVNSILSIIASSMLTVTTFSLSVMTSAYSSATSNATPRATKLLIEDNMSQNVLSTFIGSFLFSIVGIVVLKTGAYGPQGRAVLFGVTIAVIALIVLSLLRWIDYLTQLGRVEKAAGRVETATRKAVLARLAQPYLGGQPLRRAGRIPDDALTIRSPETGYVQHIDMQRLSDCVEGRKARLYLDVVPGNFVFLNAPLARLVLTEAGANERDGSAEDLPEGLAELVHAAITIGQERSFDQDPRFGFCVLSEIATRALSPGINDSGTAIDIIGRITRLLSLWAAREVEQEAEIAYPALYVPPIEARDLFDDGFNQIARDGAGHVEIHLRLRKSLAALSAMGDEPFRTAAREQAALALKRAEAALGFAEDRQRLEAVPIT from the coding sequence ATGCCAAAATGGCAATGGATCCTGCTTCAGTTGACACGACGCCTGTGGGTGCGGGCGGCCCTGATCGGGCTGCTCGGGGTCTGTGCCGCTGCGCTGGCGACGCTGGCCGAGACACTGGTGCCGTGGGAACCGCGCTTTGATATCAGCGCTGAGGCCGTTAACAGCATCCTGTCGATCATTGCGTCGAGCATGCTGACCGTGACGACCTTTTCTCTGTCGGTTATGACATCCGCCTACAGCTCGGCGACCAGCAATGCCACGCCGCGCGCCACCAAGTTGCTGATCGAAGACAACATGTCCCAGAATGTGCTGTCCACCTTCATCGGCTCGTTTCTGTTCAGCATCGTTGGCATCGTAGTTCTGAAAACCGGCGCCTACGGGCCGCAAGGGCGTGCCGTACTGTTCGGCGTGACCATTGCGGTGATTGCGCTGATCGTGCTCTCGCTTTTGCGATGGATCGACTATCTGACCCAGCTGGGCCGGGTGGAGAAGGCGGCAGGCCGTGTCGAGACCGCGACGCGGAAGGCGGTGCTGGCTCGACTTGCCCAGCCCTATCTGGGCGGTCAGCCCCTTCGCCGTGCGGGCAGGATCCCCGATGATGCCCTGACCATCCGGTCTCCGGAAACCGGCTATGTGCAGCATATCGACATGCAGCGCTTGTCCGATTGTGTCGAGGGGAGAAAGGCACGGCTCTATCTGGATGTGGTGCCCGGTAATTTCGTGTTCCTCAATGCCCCTCTGGCAAGGCTTGTTCTGACCGAAGCTGGGGCGAATGAGCGGGATGGGAGTGCAGAAGATCTACCCGAAGGTTTGGCGGAGCTGGTGCATGCGGCGATTACCATCGGGCAGGAACGCAGCTTCGATCAGGATCCGCGTTTCGGCTTTTGCGTGTTGAGTGAAATTGCCACGCGGGCTCTGTCGCCGGGCATCAATGATTCCGGCACGGCCATCGACATTATCGGCCGTATCACGCGACTTTTGAGCCTCTGGGCTGCACGTGAGGTAGAGCAGGAGGCTGAGATTGCCTATCCGGCATTGTATGTGCCACCAATCGAAGCCCGAGACCTGTTTGATGATGGTTTCAACCAGATCGCCCGCGATGGGGCTGGCCATGTGGAGATCCACTTGCGGTTACGCAAGTCACTGGCCGCTTTGAGCGCGATGGGGGATGAGCCATTCCGTACCGCAGCCAGAGAACAGGCGGCACTGGCGCTCAAACGGGCCGAGGCCGCGCTCGGGTTCGCCGAAGACAGGCAGCGGCTGGAGGCCGTGCCGATCACTTGA
- a CDS encoding PfkB family carbohydrate kinase produces the protein MTISSHPAALLGIGDNVVDFYLDRNEFFPGGNALNVAVLAKRFGLTDTGYIGIVGNDAEGNHVLKCLAEEQVWAERVRQAFGENGKAIVHLDDKGDRVFLRSNKGGIQKRLGLRLEEADLEAVERYGHVHSSLFSNLEHELPKIRDRARSVSFDFSWCHEMDYVKSVAPFITTAFFSGSALDDAAIDDLTETVAGLGVSTIGVTRGSDGAFWMASGKRYRQGIKPTTVIDTLGAGDSFIAGYISSVLMGNSVQEALDKAATFAARTCTIFGAFGHPYKVED, from the coding sequence ATGACCATTTCCTCTCACCCGGCAGCCCTGCTCGGCATAGGTGATAACGTTGTCGATTTCTATCTGGACAGGAACGAGTTCTTTCCCGGCGGAAATGCCCTCAATGTTGCGGTTCTGGCCAAGCGATTCGGCCTCACCGATACAGGCTACATCGGCATCGTCGGCAATGATGCAGAAGGCAACCATGTCCTCAAATGTCTGGCTGAAGAGCAGGTCTGGGCAGAACGCGTCCGACAGGCCTTTGGCGAAAATGGCAAGGCCATTGTCCATCTGGACGACAAGGGCGATCGCGTCTTCCTGCGCTCCAACAAGGGTGGTATCCAGAAGAGACTGGGCCTGCGTCTGGAAGAGGCCGACCTTGAAGCCGTCGAGCGCTATGGCCACGTGCACAGCTCACTGTTCAGCAACCTCGAACACGAACTGCCCAAAATCCGCGACCGGGCAAGGTCTGTTTCCTTCGACTTTTCATGGTGTCACGAGATGGACTATGTGAAGAGCGTCGCCCCCTTCATCACGACCGCCTTCTTCTCGGGCTCGGCCCTTGATGATGCGGCCATAGACGATCTCACCGAAACCGTTGCTGGCCTCGGCGTCTCGACAATCGGCGTAACGCGCGGCTCCGATGGCGCCTTCTGGATGGCCAGTGGCAAACGCTACCGGCAGGGCATCAAGCCAACCACAGTAATTGACACCCTTGGCGCTGGTGATTCTTTCATCGCGGGCTACATTTCAAGTGTCCTGATGGGCAATTCCGTGCAAGAGGCCCTCGATAAGGCCGCAACCTTTGCCGCCAGAACCTGCACCATATTCGGGGCATTCGGCCACCCCTACAAGGTTGAAGACTAA